In Piliocolobus tephrosceles isolate RC106 chromosome 6, ASM277652v3, whole genome shotgun sequence, the following are encoded in one genomic region:
- the UBR7 gene encoding putative E3 ubiquitin-protein ligase UBR7 isoform X1, which yields MAGAEGSAGRQSELEPVVSLVDVLEEDEELENEACAVLGGSDSEKCSYSQGSVKRQALYACSTCTPEGEEPAGICLACSYECHGSHKLFELYTKRNFRCDCGNSKFKTLECKLLPDKAKVNSGNKYNDNFFGLYCICKRPYPDPEDEIPDEMIQCVVCEDWFHGRHLGAIPPESGDFQEMVCQACMKRCSFLWAYAAQLAVTKISTEDDGLVRNIDGIGDQEVIKPENGEHQDSTLKEDVPEQGKDDVQEVKAEQNSEPCASSSSESDLQTVFKNESLNAESKSGCKLQELKAKQFIKKDTATYWPLNWRSKLCTCQDCMKMYGDLDVLFLTDEYDTVLAYENKGKIAQATDRSDPLMDTLSSMNRVQQVELICEYNDLKTELKDYLKRFADEGTVVKREDIQQFFEEFQSKKRRRVDGMQYYCS from the exons ATGGCCGGAGCTGAGGGCTCCGCTGGGCGGCAGTCGGAGCTGGAGCCCGTGGTATCGTTGGTCGACGTCCTCGAGGAGGACGAGGAGCTGGAGAATGAGGCGTGTGCTGTCCTGGGCGGCAGCGACTCCGAGAAGTGCTCCTACTCGCAG GGCTCAGTAAAGAGGCAAGCACTATATGCCTGTAGTACCTGCACCCCAGAGGGAGAAGAACCAGCAGGAATTTGTTTAGCTTGCAGTTATGAATGTCATGGAAGTCACAAACTATTTGAGCTATACACAAAAAG aaattttcGTTGTGATTGTGGAAATAGCAAGTTTAAAACTTTGGAATGCAAATTACTTCCT GACAAAGCAAAGGTAAATTCTGGCAATAAGTACAATGACAACTTTTTTGGATTGTACTGCATTTGCAAGAGACCTTATCCTGATCCTGAAGACGAG ATTCCAGATGAGATGATCCAGTGTGTCGTCTGTGAAGACTGGTTCCATGGAAGG CATCTTGGTGCCATTCCCCCTGAGAGTGGGGATTTTCAGGAGATGGTATGCCAGGCCTGCATGAAACGTTGTTCTTTTTTGTGGGCTTATGCTGCACAATTGGCAG taaccaaaatatcCACTGAGGATGATGGATTGGTGCGGAACATTGATGGAATAGGTGATCAGGAAGTTATTAAACCTGAAAATGGAGAGCATCAAGATAGTACCCTCAAAGAGGATGTTCCAGAACAGGGAAAGGATGATGTCCAGGAGGTTAAAGCAGAGCAGAACAGTGAACCATGTGCTAGCTCTAGTTCTGAATCTGATCTCCAG aCAGTGTTTAAGAACGAAAGTCTCAACGCAGAATCAAAATCTGGCTGCAAACTTCAGGAGCTTAAAGCTAAGCAGTTTATAAAGAAAGACACTGCCACCTATTGGCCCCTGAACTGGCGTAGCAAGTTGTGTACCTGCCAAGACTGTATG aaaatgtatGGAGATCTAGATGTCTTGTTCCTGACAGATGAATATGACACAGTTCTGGCTTATGAAAACAAAGGCAAGATTGCCCAGGCCACTGACAGGAGCGATCCCCTAATGGATACCCTTAGCAGCATGAATAGAGTCCAGCAAGTGGAACTCATTTGTG aATACAATGATTTGAAGACTGAACTTAAAGACTATCTCAAGAGATTTGCTGATGAAGGCACG GTGGTTAAGAGAGAGGACATTCAGCAGTTCTTTGAAGAGTTTCagtcaaaaaagagaagaagagtgGACGGGATGCAGTATTACTGCAGCTAG
- the UBR7 gene encoding putative E3 ubiquitin-protein ligase UBR7 isoform X2 — MRRVLSWAAATPRSAPTRRNFRCDCGNSKFKTLECKLLPDKAKVNSGNKYNDNFFGLYCICKRPYPDPEDEIPDEMIQCVVCEDWFHGRHLGAIPPESGDFQEMVCQACMKRCSFLWAYAAQLAVTKISTEDDGLVRNIDGIGDQEVIKPENGEHQDSTLKEDVPEQGKDDVQEVKAEQNSEPCASSSSESDLQTVFKNESLNAESKSGCKLQELKAKQFIKKDTATYWPLNWRSKLCTCQDCMKMYGDLDVLFLTDEYDTVLAYENKGKIAQATDRSDPLMDTLSSMNRVQQVELICEYNDLKTELKDYLKRFADEGTVVKREDIQQFFEEFQSKKRRRVDGMQYYCS, encoded by the exons ATGAGGCGTGTGCTGTCCTGGGCGGCAGCGACTCCGAGAAGTGCTCCTACTCGCAG aaattttcGTTGTGATTGTGGAAATAGCAAGTTTAAAACTTTGGAATGCAAATTACTTCCT GACAAAGCAAAGGTAAATTCTGGCAATAAGTACAATGACAACTTTTTTGGATTGTACTGCATTTGCAAGAGACCTTATCCTGATCCTGAAGACGAG ATTCCAGATGAGATGATCCAGTGTGTCGTCTGTGAAGACTGGTTCCATGGAAGG CATCTTGGTGCCATTCCCCCTGAGAGTGGGGATTTTCAGGAGATGGTATGCCAGGCCTGCATGAAACGTTGTTCTTTTTTGTGGGCTTATGCTGCACAATTGGCAG taaccaaaatatcCACTGAGGATGATGGATTGGTGCGGAACATTGATGGAATAGGTGATCAGGAAGTTATTAAACCTGAAAATGGAGAGCATCAAGATAGTACCCTCAAAGAGGATGTTCCAGAACAGGGAAAGGATGATGTCCAGGAGGTTAAAGCAGAGCAGAACAGTGAACCATGTGCTAGCTCTAGTTCTGAATCTGATCTCCAG aCAGTGTTTAAGAACGAAAGTCTCAACGCAGAATCAAAATCTGGCTGCAAACTTCAGGAGCTTAAAGCTAAGCAGTTTATAAAGAAAGACACTGCCACCTATTGGCCCCTGAACTGGCGTAGCAAGTTGTGTACCTGCCAAGACTGTATG aaaatgtatGGAGATCTAGATGTCTTGTTCCTGACAGATGAATATGACACAGTTCTGGCTTATGAAAACAAAGGCAAGATTGCCCAGGCCACTGACAGGAGCGATCCCCTAATGGATACCCTTAGCAGCATGAATAGAGTCCAGCAAGTGGAACTCATTTGTG aATACAATGATTTGAAGACTGAACTTAAAGACTATCTCAAGAGATTTGCTGATGAAGGCACG GTGGTTAAGAGAGAGGACATTCAGCAGTTCTTTGAAGAGTTTCagtcaaaaaagagaagaagagtgGACGGGATGCAGTATTACTGCAGCTAG
- the GON7 gene encoding EKC/KEOPS complex subunit GON7 — MELLGEYIGQEGKPQKLRVSCEAPGDGDPFQGLLSGVAQMKELVTELFGPLLQAEVQHRVAAAPDEALDGDDEDDAEDENNIDNRTNFDGPSAKRPKPPS; from the exons ATGGAGCTGCTGGGAGAGTATATCGGACAGGAAGGGAAGCCGCAGAAGCTGCGGGTGTCTTGTGAGGCGCCGGGTGACGGCGACCCTTTCCAGGGTCTATTGTCTGGCGTGGCCCAGATGAAGGAGCTGGTAACGGAATTATTCGGCCCCCTGCTACAGGCGGAAGTGCAGCACCGGGTGGCGGCAGCTCCAGACGAGGCCCTGGACG gtgatgatgaagatgatgcaGAAGATGAAAATAACATTGATAACAGAACTAACTTCGATGGACCATCTGCAAAACGGCCAAAACCACCGTCTTAA